In one Lolium rigidum isolate FL_2022 chromosome 3, APGP_CSIRO_Lrig_0.1, whole genome shotgun sequence genomic region, the following are encoded:
- the LOC124697825 gene encoding josephin-like protein codes for MESSLARSEANPDEEGPGSAESSGGGSKVYHERQRMQFCLLHALNNLMQEKESFTRADLDGISENLALTDPNKDKWTPLSLIWKPHHNALTGNYDVNVLIAALEARKKKVVWHDHRKGASSIDLDAEALAGLMINVPVRRFRGLWSGRHWVAIRSVDGVWFNLDSDLSSAKQFQGKEELIVFLDSVLSQGGELMIVLQDE; via the exons ATGGAGTCTTCGTTAGCCAGATCAGAAGCAAATCCGGACGAGGAAGGACCAGGCTCGGCGgaaagcagcggcggcggcagcaaggTGTACCACGAAAGGCAGAGGATGCAGTTCTGTCTCCTCCACGCCCTCAACAACCTTATGCAG GAAAAGGAATCTTTCACCCGAGCTGACTTGGATGGTATTTCTGAAAATCTTGCTCTTACCGACCCAAACAAGGACAAATGGACTCCCCTATCGTTGATTTGGAAGCCCCACCACAATGCATTAACCGGGAACTACGATGTAAATGTACTTATCGCGGCGTTAGAAGCAAGAAAGAAGAAGGTAGTCTGGCATGATCACCGGAAGGGTGCATCTTCGATAGATCTGGATGCAGAAGCGCTGGCAGGTCTTATGATCAATGTACCTGTCAGGAGGTTTAGGGGGCTCTGGTCAGGCAGGCATTGGGTGGCAATTCGAAGCGTTGATGGTGTCTGGTTTAATTTGGACAGTGATTTATCCTCAGCCAAGCAGTTTCAGGGCAAAGAAGAACTAATTGTGTTTCTGGACAGTGTCCTCAGTCAAGGCGGAGAACTCATGATTGTGCTGCAGGATGAATGA
- the LOC124695245 gene encoding peroxisomal nicotinamide adenine dinucleotide carrier-like, which produces MSDALINGLAGAGGGIVAQLLTYPLQTVRLASSLPVLVDCSRACLLLLLLPRAERGGFQVNARQQTERDPSKPAFKDGAVRQMCLVVKNEGWERLYGGLAPSLVGTAASQGVYYYFYQIFRSRAEAASLQRSIRGIGDGSVGMLQSLTVAALSGCVNVLLTNPIWVIVTRMQTHRKANKQQSPEGLTSALDKALQSAPVENIPHKTINVIQDLYKEAGVLGFWKGVIPALIMVSNPAIQFMLYEALLKKLKNKRATNLKGAQGLTALEIFLLGAVAKLGATLVTYPLLVVKARLQAKHMIDDDKKHRYKGTFDAITKMMHYEGLSGMYKGMGTKIVQSVFASALLFMIKEELVKGARLLVTGDTSLVKKLPSKP; this is translated from the exons ATGTCGGACGCGCTGATCAAcggcctcgccggcgccggcggcgggatcGTCGCCCAGCTCCTCACCTACCCCCTGCAGACCGTACGTCTCGCCTCCTCTCTCCCCGTGCTCGTGGATTGCTCGCGTGCTTGCCTCCTGTTGTTGCTGCTTCCGCGTGCTGAACGGGGAGGGTTTCAGGTGAACGCGCGGCAGCAGACGGAGCGCGACCCCTCCAAGCCGGCGTTCAAGGACGGCGCCGTCCGCCAGATGtgcctg GTGGTGAAGAACGAGGGGTGGGAGCGCCTGTACGGCGGCCTGGCGCCCTCCCTCGTCGGCACCGCCGCCTCCCAG GGTGTCTACTACTACTTCTACCAAATATTCCGGAGCAGGGCGGAGGCGGCATCCCTCCAGCGGTCCATCAGAGGAATTGGCGATGGATCCGTCGGGATGCTTCAGTCTCTCACTGTCGCTGCACTTTCTGG ATGCGTCAATGTACTTCTCACAAACCCAATCTGGGTTATTGTTACGCGGATGCAA ACTCACAGAAAGGCAAACAAACAGCAAAGCCCCGAGGGTTTGACTTCTGCTCTTGACAAGGCTCTACAAAGTGCCCCAGTGGAAAACATCCCTCATAAAACTATCAACGTT ATTCAGGATCTTTACAAGGAAGCTGGAGTGTTGGGCTTCTGGAAAGGGGTTATTCCTGCTCTTATTATG GTCAGCAACCCCGCAATCCAGTTCATGTTGTACGAGGCTCttctgaagaagctgaagaatAAACGGGCCACTAATTTGAAGGGGGCTCAGGGACTAACTGCTCTTGAA ATTTTTCTTCTTGGAGCTGTTGCAAAACTGGGCGCAACTCTTGTTACATATCCACTTCTAGTTGTGAAG GCAAGACTTCAAGCAAAGCATATGATCGACGATGACAAGAAGCATCGCTACAAAG GCACATTTGACGCAATCACAAAAATGATGCATTATGAAGGCCTTTCTGGGATGTACAAAGGAATGGGCACAAAAATTGTTCAAAGTGTTTTTGCTTCCGCTCTCCTTTTCATGATCAAGGAGGAGCTGGTGAAGGGTGCTCGATTATTGGTCACAGGTGACACTAGTCTGGTTAAGAAGTTGCCGTCAAAGCCGTGA
- the LOC124702004 gene encoding 50S ribosomal protein L4, chloroplastic-like, with protein MPVSSMASSLLLSLSASSSSFLASSSLSFLPASSSPHASAAAGRGRPSASILRALRAEATTLPVISFTGEKVGEVSLDIKSASPATARAVVHRGLITDRQNARRGTASTLTRGEVRGGGRKPYGQKKTGKARRGSTRTPLRPGGGVIFGPKPRDWSIKINRKEKRLAISTALASAAVANDSFVVQEFDDEFATGPRTRDFVAALQRWGLDPKEKAMFLSTELDNNVRLSGRNIGTLKMLTPRTLNLYDILDARKHFFTPSAIDYLNSRYGTTVFDEYEGDTDGEDDGEEEAVEEQEGEGITEEVAQDQTEEA; from the exons atgccggtctcctccatggcctcgtcgctcctcctctcgctctccgcctcttcctcctccttcctcgcctcctcctcgctctccttcctccccgcctcctcctccccgcacgcctccgccgccgccggcaggggcAGGCCGTCCGCCTCCATCCTCCGCGCGCTGCGCGCCGAGGCCACCACCCTCCCAGTGATCTCCTTCACCGGCGAGAAGGTCGGCGAGGTCTCGCTCGACATCAAGTCGGCGTCGCCCGCCACCGCGCGCGCCGTCGTGCACCGCGGCCTCATCACCGACCGCCAGAACGCGCGCCGGGGCACGGCCTCCACGCTCACCCGCGGGGAGGTCAGGGGCGGCGGGCGGAAGCCGTACGGCCAGAAGAAGACCGGGAAGGCGCGGCGCGGGTCCACGCGCACCCCGCTCCGCCCCGGCGGCGGCGTCATCTTCGGGCCCAAGCCCCGGGACTGGTCCATCAAGATCAACCGCAAGGAGAAGCGCCTCGCCATCTCCACCGCGCTCGccagcgccgccgtcgccaacgACTCCTTCGTCGtgcaggagttcgacgacgaGTTCGCCACGGGCCCGCGGACCAGGGACTTCGTGGCCGCGCTGCAGCGCTGGGGGCTCGACCCCAAGGAGAAGGCCATGTTCCTCTCCACGGAGCTTGATAACAATGTGCGCCTTAGCGGCAGGAACATCGGCACCCTCAAGATGCTCACCCCCAGGACGCTCAACCTTTACGACATCCTCGACGCCCGCAAGCACTTCTTCACCCCCTCCGCCATTGACTACCTCAACTCCAGGTACGGTACCACGGTGTTTGATGAATATGAGGGCGATACCGATGGCGAGGATGACGGTGAAGAGGAAGCGGTCGAGGAGCAAGAGGGAGAAGGAATCACAGAGGAGGTTGCCCAAG ATCAGACTGAAGAGGCCTAG